Part of the Longimicrobium sp. genome is shown below.
GCGGAGATCAGGCGCGCCACCGTGTTGGTGGCGTCCTTGGTGTGCACGGTGGAGATCACCAGGTGGCCCGTCTCGGCCGCCTTGAGCGCGATGTCGATCGTCTCCGCGTCGCGCATCTCGCCGATCTGGATGACGTCGGGGTCCTGGCGCAGCGCCGCGCGCAGACCGCGCTGGAAGCTCTCCGTGTCCGCCCCGACCTCGCGCTGGCTGACGGCGCACAGGTTGTCGTGGTGGAGGAACTCGATGGGGTCCTCCAGCGTGACGACGTGCCGGTGCTCGTGGTTGTTGAGGTGCTGGATCATGGCCGCCATCGTGGAGCTCTTTCCCGAGCCCGTGACGCCCGTCACCAGGATCAGCCCGCGCTCGGCCAGGGCGATCTTGGAAACGACTTCGGGGAGGCCAAGTTTCTCCAGCGTGGGGATCTCGTAGGGGATGACGCGCAGCACCACCACGAAGCTGCCGCGCTGCCGCATCACGTTCACCCGGAAGCGCCCCACGCCGTGGACGCCCCAGGAGCAGTCGTGGTCCTGGATCAGGTCGATCCGTTCGCGCAGCGTGGGGCTGGCGATCACGGTGAGGACGAAGGCGCGGGCCTGTTCGGGCGAGAGCTTCTGCTTGGTGAGCGGGAGGAGCTTCCCCCCGATGCGCGCGCGCACGACGTCGCCGCCGCGGATGTGGATGTCGCTGGCGCCGCGCTCCACGGCGCCGCGGATGATCTGTTCCATCAGTCCTCAAGTGTACGCATCCCCCGGCCGTGTGGGCCGCGGGCGGAGCGGGTCGGTTGGATCTTGTATAACGGTCGCCAAAGGTAACGGGAGGGGGGAGGCGGATACAACCGGGGGTCCGCCGGCGGTGGACCAAACGCGAAAAACCGGGGGATGAACCCCCCGGCTGGGAACCACGGGAAGCCGGCTCGAGAAAACCGGCATCGGACCCCGAGTCCGCGCAGGCGGACTTTGTGCCGTTGTTGCCGCGAGTTAACTCGCCACAGAAGACCCAGAAGACCCAGAAGCCCCACAAGCCCCAGCTACCCCTCTGGGCTTCCCTTCCCCAGCAACGCCTCCACCGCCTCCATCAACCCCTCCACCGTGAACGGCTTGTGGAGGAAGCGGCCCTGCGCGCCTGCGCTGCCGCCAGGGAAGGCGTTCTCGCGGGAGTAGCCGGAGACGTAGAGGACCGGCGTGGCGGGGCGCTCGCGGGCAAGCTGCGCGGCCAGGACCGGGCCGCCCATCTGCGGCATCACCACGTCCGTCACCACCAGGGCGAGGGGGCCGGGGTGCGCGCGGGCCCGGGTGAGCGCTTCCTCGCCGTTGCCCGCTTCCAGGACGGTGAAGCCCGTGCGCTCCAGCAGACGGCGGGTTGTGCGGCGCACGGCGGGCTCGTCGTCCACCAGGAGCACCGTGCCGCTCCACGTGCCGGGGACGGTGGGGGGCGGCTCCGGCGTGCGCGGGCGGGGGGGCGCCCCGGCGCGCGGAAAGATCACGCGAAAGGTTGTCCCCGCGCCGGGGCGGCTGAAGACGCGCAGCGCGCCGCCGCTCTGCTGCACGATCCCGTACACGATGGAAAGCCCCAGCCCCGTCCCCTTCCCCACCTCCTTGGTGGTGAAGAACGGGTCGAAGATGCGCTCCTGCGTCTGCGCGTCGATGCCGGTGCCGGTGTCGTGCACCGCGAGCATCACGTACGCGCCCGGCGCCAGGCCCGTGGCCCAATCGCGCGGCCAGGCGTCCACCTCCACGTGCATCGTCTCCACGATCACGGTGCCGCCGTCCGGCATGGCGTCGCGGGCGTTGAGGACGAGGTTCACCAGCACCTGCTCCAGCTGGCCGCCATCCGCGTTCACGGGGGCGAGATCCTCGGTGAGCACCGTGGTGAGCTCGATGCCGCTGGGGATTAGGCGGCGGAGCATCTTCCCCGTCTCCCGCACCACGCCGTTGAGGTCCACCGTCTCTCGGCGCACCACGTGGCCACGGCCGAATGCAAGGAGCTGCCGCGCCAGCCCCGCCGCCCGGTCCACCACCTCACCGATCGACTCCGCGTCCTCGCGCAGCGGGTCGCCGGGGGCGAGGTCGAGGAGCATGAGCGCGGCGGTGCCCTTGATGGCGGTGAGCAGGTTGTTGAAGTCGTGCGCGATCCCGCCGGCCAGCCGCCCCACGGCGTCCATCTTCTGCGCCTGACGAAGCTGCTCCTCCAGCGCCTTCTGCCGCGTGGTATCGGTGATGAAGCCCTCCACGGCCCGCGTCTTCCCGTCCACGTCGCGTACGCCGCGCCCCTGCTCCCACACCCACTTCTCGCCCCCGCCCGCGGTGACGATGCGGTAGCTCAGCTCGAAGTGGCGTCCCTGCTGGACGGCGGCCTGCACCTCCTCCCACACCCGCTCCCGGTCGGCGGGGTGGATGAGATCGGCGTACGCGACGGCCCCGGGGCCCACCAGCGCGTCGGGCGCGTAGCCGGTCAGCTCCTTGGCGCCCTCGCTGGCGAACTCCATCGTCCACTGCGGATCGTTGGCGCAGCGGTACGCCATCCCGGGAAGGTTGCTGAGGAGCCCCGCCGTGAAGCGCTGCGCCTCCTGCAGCGCCTCCTCCGTGCGCCGCCTCTCCGTGGTGTCGCGCAGGTACGCCGTTGTCCCCGCGGGCGAGGGGAAGAGCCTCACCTCCACCCAGCGGCCGATGCCGGGAAGGCACTCCTCCAGCGCCGCGGGCTCGTCCGCGTGGCGCAGGAGCGCGGCGAGGGTGCGCGTCCCGGCCAGCGCGGGGATCCCCTCCGCCAGCGGATGCCCCGCCGCATCTTCACGGGCGACGCCAAAGAGCCGCTCCGCCGCGCGGTTGGCGTAGGTGAGCCGCCCGCCGCCGTCCACCGCCAGGTACGCGTCGGAGATGCTGTCCAGCACCGCCTCCAGCCGCGCCGCCTCGTCCACCGCCCCCTGCCAGCGGCCGCGCAGCAGGGCGAAGCGCAGGGCGCGCGAGATCTGCTCCGGCGCCGAGTCCTTGGAGAGGAAGTCCTGCGCCCCCAACCGCACCGCCTCCGCCCCCAGCTCCTCGTCGCGCAGCGAGGTAAGGACGACCACGGGGACGCTGGGGGCCGCGTGGTGGAGCGCCAGAAAGGTTTCGATCCCCCGCGAGTCGGGGAGCGTCAGGTCCACCAGGACGCAGTCGGCCCGGCGCACCTCGCGGAGCGCTTCGGCCAAGGACGCCGCGCGCAGCACGTGCGGCGCTCCGCCATCGTGGGTGCCGTGGTGCGCCAGGATGCGGCGGACCCAGTACGCCGTCGCGTCGTCGTCTTCGACGAGCAGGACGGTTGCCGGCTTCATCTGAGAGGAAATCTGGACCAGGGGGGAGGTAGGCGCCGCTTCGCGCGGGTGAGGACGAGGGGAGATGTGCACGAGATGGCGCGCGGGGAGCGCACCGCGCTGTACTTTGTGTCAGGAGCCGATAACGCACAAGTTGAACACACCTGATGCGCTGAAGTTGCGAGCGCTGCCGTCCGGAATCGATACAGAGCCGCGCAAGCCGTTGCGGCGCGTGCGGTTGGCGATGCCGCGCCCGCCCGGACGTGCGACTTCTCGACACTCTCCCGCTCCCAGGGTCTCACGATAACTCCTCACACCGCAGCCACTTGCAGGAATAGCCCCAATGGCGCGCCTCTCGCAAATGGAGGGGGTACACGCGACGGCCCGCCGCACCCCGGGCGGAAACGAGAGCACCGCTACAGATGGAGCAATTCAGATGATGCTCAACGGCAGGATCATGATCGTGAGCGACCGCAAGCAGGTGATCGCCGAGCTGGAGCCCATCGTGCGCCGCGGGAGCCACCTGGCGCTCACCGTGCCCGACGCGCGCGAGGCGCTGCGCTCGCTGGAACAGGGGCTGGTTCCCGACCTGATCATCTCCGACCTGGGCTCGTCGACGGCGCACGAGAGCGCGGAGTACCTGAGCCGCTTCCGCCACATCAACCGCGCAGGCGCGCACCTGGTGATCGTGGACGAGGGGGCCGAAGCGCCGCCCGCCGACAGCACCATCCCGCTCCGCCGCCCCTTCCGCGACGGCGAGGTGCAGTGGGCGATCGAGGCGGCGGTGGGGAGGATCGCAGAAGAAGTGGTGGCGCTGCGCGGGCAGGTGTGCCGCGAGATGGAGGAGATGCGCCACGGGATGCGCGAGCTGCGCCGCGACGTGGTGACGGCGCTGGCGGGCACCATCGCCGCGCGCGACCCGTACATGCATGGGCACTCGGTGCGCGTGGCCGCCCTCGCCCGCCGCGTGGCCGAGGCGATGGGGATCGCGCCGGCCGACGTGGAGCTGCTGGAGTTCGCCTCGCTGCTGCACGAGATCGGCAAGGTGGTGGTACCGCTGGAGCTCCTGCACAAGACCGGCCCGCTGAGCGCGGACGAGCTGGAGCAGATCCGCGCCCACGCCCGCGCCGGCGCCCGCATCGTGGAGGGGGTGGCGTCGCTACGCGGAGCGGCGCGCCTCATCGAGCACCACACCGTCCCCTACGACGCGCTGCACCCCGCGCTGGACTCCGACTCCGCCGAGTTCCTCCTCGCCGGCATCCTGCACGTGGCCGACGCCTACGACGCCATGACCTCGCCGCGCGCCTACCGCGGCGCGCTCGACCACGATTACTGCGCGCGCACCCTGGAGGCCGGGAGCGGCACCCGTTTCCACCCCGCCGTGGTGGAGATGCTGCTGAGAATCACGCGGTAGCCTCCTCGTCGCGCCCCACCCGCTCCAGCCCGTACTGCTTGATCTTGGCGTGCAGCGTGGCGCGGGAGATGGCGAGCCGCTGCGCCGCCAGCGTGCGGTTCCCCTCGGACAGGTAGAGCGTGCGCTCGATGTGCTGCCGCTCCACCTCTTCCAGGGTGAGGACGGTGCTGTCCAGCCGCGCCGCGCGGGGAGCGCCGGGGGCCCGCAGCGCCTCCGGGAGGTGCTCCGGGCCGATGACGTCGTCGCCCGGCGAGAGGACGAGGGCGCGCTCCAGCACGTTCCGCAGCTCGCGGACGTTTCCCGGCCAGGCGTAGCCCAGCAGCAGGTCCAGCGCGCGGTCGCTCAGCCGGTCCGGCGATGCGGGGTGGCGCAGGTGAAGCTGCCTGAGCGCCTCCAGCACCAGCTCCAGCACGTCTTCGCGCGACCTCTCGCGCAGCGGCGGGATGGTGAGCGGGAAGACGGAGAGGCGGTAGAAGAGGTCTTCGCGGAAACGCCCCGCACGCACCTCGGCCGCAAGATCCTTGTTGGTGGCCGCGATGAGGCGCACGTCCACCTGGATCTCGCGCGTGCCGCCCAGCCGGCGAAAGGTGCGCGTCTCCAGCACCCGCAGCAGCTTGGGCTGCAGGTCGGACGACAGGTCGCCGATCTCGTCGAGGAAGAGCGTCCCGCGGTCCGCCACCTCGAAGAGGCCGCGCTTCATCTCGCGCGCGTCGGTGAAGGCGCCCTTCTCGTGCCCGAACAGCTCGGAATCCAGAAAGGTGGCGGAGAGCCCCGCGCAGTTGATCTCCACGAATGCCGAGCGCGCCCGCGGGCTGAGCCCGTGCGTGAGCTGCGCCACCCAGCTCTTACCGGTGCCGCTCTCCCCCTGCAGCAGGAGCGTGGTGTCCTTTGACGAGGCGAGGAGCTCCACCTGCCGAGTCAGCTCGCGCATCCGCGGCGAGCTGCCCAGCGTGCCGGCGCGCCCCTGCTCCACCACACGCTCGGCCAGGGTGTGGTTGGCGCGGCGCAGCTCCACCTTTTCCACCGCGCGCTCGGCGGCGGCGCCCAGGTGGTCTAGGTCCACCGGCTTGGTGAGGAAGCCCTCCGCGCCGGCGCGCATCGCCTCCACGGCGGTCCCCACCTCGGCCTGGCCGGTGAGCATCACCACCGTGGCGCCGCGCGAGATGAGCACCTCCAGCACGTGCAGGCCGCTGATGCCGGGAAGGTTCACGTCCAGCAGCACCAGGTCGGGGAGGTGCGCCTCGAAGGTGCGCACCCCGTCTTCGCCGCTGAGCGCCTGGAAGGTCTCCCAGCCGCCGCGTTCGAAGTAGCGCCGCAGCACGCGCAGCACCGAAGGATCGTCGTCTACCAGGAGTACGGAACGTGCCATGCGGCTTGTCGTCCAGAGGGGTCGTTGAGCGGGAGCTTTGCTGCGTCGCCTCCCCAAAGTATGCGAACGCGCCAAATTCTGCACCTTTCTTCGTGCGCGATGAGTCGCGCCCCCTTATCATAGGGGCGCTCACCGGGTTTGCGCGTCCCCTTTCCGGTTCCTTTGATGTCTAACGAACCCGCACCGGTCGTGCTCGTGGTGGACGACGACGCCTCCGCGCGCCGCACCGCCAGCGAGATCCTGCGCAGGAGCGGCTACACGGTGCTGCAGGCGGCCGCGGGCACGGAGGCGCTCTCCGTGTCGTGGAAGCACGACGGCGGCATCGACCTCCTCCTCACCGACATCGTGCTCCCGGGGATGAACGGCGTGCAGCTCGCGGCTCGCATCGCGGACCAGCGGCCGGGGATCTCCGTGGTGTTCATGTCCGGCCGCCCCGAAGTGGACGCGGTGCGCTACGGC
Proteins encoded:
- a CDS encoding response regulator; this encodes MKPATVLLVEDDDATAYWVRRILAHHGTHDGGAPHVLRAASLAEALREVRRADCVLVDLTLPDSRGIETFLALHHAAPSVPVVVLTSLRDEELGAEAVRLGAQDFLSKDSAPEQISRALRFALLRGRWQGAVDEAARLEAVLDSISDAYLAVDGGGRLTYANRAAERLFGVAREDAAGHPLAEGIPALAGTRTLAALLRHADEPAALEECLPGIGRWVEVRLFPSPAGTTAYLRDTTERRRTEEALQEAQRFTAGLLSNLPGMAYRCANDPQWTMEFASEGAKELTGYAPDALVGPGAVAYADLIHPADRERVWEEVQAAVQQGRHFELSYRIVTAGGGEKWVWEQGRGVRDVDGKTRAVEGFITDTTRQKALEEQLRQAQKMDAVGRLAGGIAHDFNNLLTAIKGTAALMLLDLAPGDPLREDAESIGEVVDRAAGLARQLLAFGRGHVVRRETVDLNGVVRETGKMLRRLIPSGIELTTVLTEDLAPVNADGGQLEQVLVNLVLNARDAMPDGGTVIVETMHVEVDAWPRDWATGLAPGAYVMLAVHDTGTGIDAQTQERIFDPFFTTKEVGKGTGLGLSIVYGIVQQSGGALRVFSRPGAGTTFRVIFPRAGAPPRPRTPEPPPTVPGTWSGTVLLVDDEPAVRRTTRRLLERTGFTVLEAGNGEEALTRARAHPGPLALVVTDVVMPQMGGPVLAAQLARERPATPVLYVSGYSRENAFPGGSAGAQGRFLHKPFTVEGLMEAVEALLGKGSPEG
- a CDS encoding sigma-54 dependent transcriptional regulator; translation: MARSVLLVDDDPSVLRVLRRYFERGGWETFQALSGEDGVRTFEAHLPDLVLLDVNLPGISGLHVLEVLISRGATVVMLTGQAEVGTAVEAMRAGAEGFLTKPVDLDHLGAAAERAVEKVELRRANHTLAERVVEQGRAGTLGSSPRMRELTRQVELLASSKDTTLLLQGESGTGKSWVAQLTHGLSPRARSAFVEINCAGLSATFLDSELFGHEKGAFTDAREMKRGLFEVADRGTLFLDEIGDLSSDLQPKLLRVLETRTFRRLGGTREIQVDVRLIAATNKDLAAEVRAGRFREDLFYRLSVFPLTIPPLRERSREDVLELVLEALRQLHLRHPASPDRLSDRALDLLLGYAWPGNVRELRNVLERALVLSPGDDVIGPEHLPEALRAPGAPRAARLDSTVLTLEEVERQHIERTLYLSEGNRTLAAQRLAISRATLHAKIKQYGLERVGRDEEATA
- a CDS encoding response regulator, with the translated sequence MSNEPAPVVLVVDDDASARRTASEILRRSGYTVLQAAAGTEALSVSWKHDGGIDLLLTDIVLPGMNGVQLAARIADQRPGISVVFMSGRPEVDAVRYGVLAPSYPFLAKPFGAAELLEIVRAVLAVRAP
- a CDS encoding PilT/PilU family type 4a pilus ATPase; this translates as MEQIIRGAVERGASDIHIRGGDVVRARIGGKLLPLTKQKLSPEQARAFVLTVIASPTLRERIDLIQDHDCSWGVHGVGRFRVNVMRQRGSFVVVLRVIPYEIPTLEKLGLPEVVSKIALAERGLILVTGVTGSGKSSTMAAMIQHLNNHEHRHVVTLEDPIEFLHHDNLCAVSQREVGADTESFQRGLRAALRQDPDVIQIGEMRDAETIDIALKAAETGHLVISTVHTKDATNTVARLISAFPPEEQETVRYRIGDALHAVISQRLLPRKGVRGRALAAEVMLMTSTIRDCVIDPERTAEIRDHIAAGRDVYGMQSFDQHLADLVQAGLVEFGVARAAATNPGDFELKARLSEAGGGGASGTMEGLTTGAGY
- a CDS encoding HD domain-containing phosphohydrolase, with amino-acid sequence MMLNGRIMIVSDRKQVIAELEPIVRRGSHLALTVPDAREALRSLEQGLVPDLIISDLGSSTAHESAEYLSRFRHINRAGAHLVIVDEGAEAPPADSTIPLRRPFRDGEVQWAIEAAVGRIAEEVVALRGQVCREMEEMRHGMRELRRDVVTALAGTIAARDPYMHGHSVRVAALARRVAEAMGIAPADVELLEFASLLHEIGKVVVPLELLHKTGPLSADELEQIRAHARAGARIVEGVASLRGAARLIEHHTVPYDALHPALDSDSAEFLLAGILHVADAYDAMTSPRAYRGALDHDYCARTLEAGSGTRFHPAVVEMLLRITR